In the genome of Lactuca sativa cultivar Salinas chromosome 3, Lsat_Salinas_v11, whole genome shotgun sequence, the window ACAGCATGTAAAtatcataacactttgtaatatgtTGAACAAAGTGTATAATCATAAGTTCTAAtatttgaatgtgtttccttgttagtttatcattatGAACTGAAACTAAGTCATTCATATTAaatattattcattcatttagaacacgtattaTGTAACTATAAAAAGTATAGTTTGATAAATTCACAACACTAATACATTTCCATAAAAGAATTCATACATATTATATACATTttagataaactataatatgtatagtttatgatacatcactcaacacactcgtacaaaaagggtacattcatacaagaAAGATTTATATCCACACACAAttcacgtaaacttgttaacctatgTTGTGAGACTCTCTCTctccccgtacgtccgagtgcgggatataattcctggtagttataatcagaatctccttgagggagaacgtgatacttgtatatagatctatattgggtttgacaccccacaccttgctgctagctacagtgggacctgcaggtctacgggtgacaaatgtcatttcattttcgcgacgcctgagaaacgttgTGGCAGGTTCACATAGTCAcagtatgattatagcgactcacCTAGGGAGATAACAATTCATAAAGTTTACGGGGTTTCATAAAACCGAAGTAGGTTTTAGATTGATAAAGAAATTTACTTTCTATATCATTTTAAACTCACGACATTTCTACTAAGAAATGATGATTTCTTATACATTTTAGTCTTTGGTTATAAGGCTAcatttttcggatttcaaggaaaatatcggatttttctgaaACAAACGCGACATTTACATGTGAAAGACTTCTACTAAGTTTATTaataaaagcttatgaactcaccaacctttgtgttgacacttttcaaacaacttgtattctcaggagaacactaaacaggtaatcaagtgcttttgaggatgggacgttaaggcgtcaaacttttcatattttgtcaacatattgtaattgattttgaaacatgtaattcataaaagtgatgtaactttttcaattatatatatgttggttgtgtttgcatAAATTACTATTGAAATtgtggttatgatactatacatgaagtcctccacccccggacgtttccgccatccttggtttgggggtgtgacaaaggtcaattttcctcccactgtttccttggcttatgaattctctctcgcagaagacacccctccttgctacaaagaccacattctcattgggtttgtagaagaggtaaccaaaggatttatgtgggtagccaatgaaaatacacctctcacttcgaggttcgagcttatcgtgagtctggcgcctcacgaaagcctcgcaaccccaaatctttatgtggtctagattgggaaattttcagtccacatctcatgaggattttggcaaccttctttgtagggactagattaaggatatgggcaacagtctctaaggcataccccctaaATGAGATAGGttgcgaagctcgactcatcatggaacgaagattacgtctctcagccacaccattcaactgtggtgtcctgggaggtgtaaATCTTGATACAATCCTACATTCCATAAGATAatcgaggaactctgtactaagatacccaccacctcgatcggatcgaatcatcttaatgttcctgcccaattgattctctactttatgtttaaactctttaaacctttcaaaagtctccgacttatgcttgattaagtagacataaccatatctactataatcattagtaaaagtcacataataacgattagcatccgttgtggcagttttgaagggtccacacatatcattatgtatgagatccaacaaccctcacccctagcacaagaaccaatgaagggtgattttttttccaagtaagcacgattcacaactatcatctgactttaagtcaaataactccaagactccatccttttggagttggcataCGCGTTTcctgcttacatgtccaagacgacaatgccataatgatgctttatccaagttattagaagaatcaatacacaatacattatttcctaggttatctacaaccaaaatagtttcatacacaccatcacaaggtaatgctttaaaataaataacattattaaagaaagcattaataccaccacattcattatcaaatgaaaaggtaaaaccttgtttgtacaaaccatgaaaggaaataatatttctcaccattttAGGTGAGTAACaaaatttattcaaatctaatgtaaacccactacttagcaatacagaataaactccaatcttggtgataggtgaagctttcctattccccatgattaagtttatcttcccatgctccacattctcacttcttcttagtcactgcaaattagaacatatgtgaataccataacctgtatcaaggacccaagaattagaatagggtgagttattagacaatatagtgtaaatacctgcatggttgggtttcacttacCCATCCATAACATtttgcaggtactttgggcagttccacttccagtgcgacttttcatggcaatagaagcattcaacctcttttgggtcagacgaaggagtgatagaacctttcttggttccacttaaaGAGGgtccatcaagggactttcccttggtaccatTCGAAgggattttccttttttttcctttacctttcctgattgccaagacaagggcggagttaggagtaggagtggtaacaactgacttacctttaagaccactttcagcggtcttcagaagtccttgaagcttgctgagggtaacttcctccttgttcatgtggaattgatcataacacgagagtaaggagtgcaaaatgatgtcaattgccaacttctcggggaagttcacattcaatttcagcaaacgatccacatacctttgcattttctgcatgtggcccgtgatgggttcaccatccttcttccgggttgttatcatggaggagattattttaTACCACTCTTGACGAGCATTCTGATAGTATCTTTCCATCaattcttggtgcatctcaaaagggtaatagtcctcataggacttttggagttcaactgTCATTGtagccatcatgatacatgccacttttgtggcatctctctcatgagccctaaagtcagcgatctcctggagagtagcagtagactcatcgatttccttcagctccttatcgaggacatattctttttcctcgtagcgagtgaccatcctgatgttctggatccaatccataaaattggaaccatcgaagatgactctcccagaaaggttcatgagagagaaagagtcggtagggtttgagctagaAGCAACATTGTTGTAACACATCTGAAAAAGAGGAAaatacaagtttagattagatataaagatagttcttaataaaatacccaaatgtaatattaagggtaggacccaacacaatattttatatcttagaagagggatgtcgtaattcaagatataaaatatttgaaggtaggtgaatgacgattcaccaatttccaccatgaaaaacgaaataaactattaggttttaattggtttttgaaactcctagattcttttgagattcattgaacttttcaatagcatgtttcaGTCTCGagtatgcccttcaagttttgtaactgggatgccgaggattacaaagcaaggtgtgaagtaaccatgcaaattacttggtactcttaatgtttatcactgaactgatgtgccggttaaccgcacacactccaccgatctatgatgaACCTTAAGCCACCATTTTCCTAcattgttaagtccaggttagtgtgccagttaaccacacgctctactaacgacttaagcaaagtgtcaagtgtaatttcatgggttaccaccttattcacatttccctaaagtaactaagattgggaatttataaaacatttagttactttataatcatcatacttttaatgaggattaaagtcattgtcctacccgttcggctaacgaccctccacaagtcaaggaagcggtgggtgagagtggacacctgtCACACCTTCGGCCGAGGCGGCGGAACACGTCGGGCTGTatgactaagttcatggatcacaggcaaattgaatatatagcacaagtacaagAATAAACAAAATAGCATTCATGTTCCATCTTGATATTTGAATACAATGtttttttacaaataataataatagtagtagtagtggtggtggtggtggtggtcgccGTCGCCGTAGCCGCAACTGCAGCAGGAGGAGCAGCAGGAGGAGaagcagtggtggtggtggtggtggtggtggtggtcgtgGTCGTGGTCGTGGTCGTGTCGTCGTAGGTCGTCGTCGTCGTCGGCGGCGGCGGCGGCGTCGTCGTCCGCGTCGTCGTCGTCGTAGTAGTAGTCGTCGTAGTCGTAGTAGTGGTAGTCGTAGTGGTAGTAGTGGTGGTAGTAGTGGTGGTAGTAGTGGTCGTAGTGGTCGTAGTGGTCGTAGTGGTAGTCGTAGTGGTAGTCGTAGTGGTCGCCGTCGTAGTCGTCGTAGTCGTCGTAATCGTAGTAGTCGTAGTCGTAGTGGTAGTCGTAGTGGTAGTCGTGGTGGTAGTCATGGTGGTAGTAGTGGTCGTAGTAGTGGTAGTGGTGGTCGTAGTGGTGGTCGTAGTGGTGGTAGTAGTGGTGGTCGTAGTGGTCGTAGTGGTAGTCGTAGTGGTAGTCGTAGTCGTCGTCGTAGTCGTCGTAGTAGTCGTAGTCGTCGTCGTCGTAGTAGTCGTAGTCGTCGTAGTCGTCGTAGTAGTCGTAGTAGTCGTCGTAGTAGTCGTGGTCGTGGTCGTGGTCGTGGTCGTGGTCGTGGTCGTGGTCGTCGTGGTCATCGTAGTCGTTGTCGTAGTGGTCGGTCGTGGTCGTGGTCATGGTCGTGGTCGTGGTCGTGGTCGTCGTCGTCGTAGTCGTAGTCGTAGTCgtagtggtagtggtagtggtagtggtagtagtagtagtagtagtagtagtagtagtagtagtttgAATGTAATGTGCTCGCTTTTATAAATATGAATGTTTCAAATTAATGAACATATGTACATGTATAAACATTGTGTACTTAAACATATAAATGAATATGCATAGTAATAATTTGAATTCTTGAAATACtacaaaattttataattttttgttataatatacaatgtcacataaaaatcataaaactttATATAATGTAGTATTTGTTGTGTGAGCTGAATATTTCTCGATAAAATAATCATAACACGTATACAaaaagttttccctagtttatttTTAACAATATGGTAAAtcgtttaaataattatatttttataaactatgtttattgtattttcgcataaaaaataatatatttgtataaaaaaactatataagcacatgtattccccccccccccccccccccccccccccccccggaaataattaaaatattgaaAAGGGGCCGTAAGCACTCATCCTTGAAGCATGAGTTCGCTTCGTACGATATTTTGATTCCTTTGGGAAACATATCGTGAGATTTGTTACGTGATATTCCTCGTTCGTAAGACGAATCACCATGTATATTTATATTTCCTAATAAACCAAATGGTAGTTTGGTATTAATTATTGATTATATAGTGGTCTTTGTGAAAATAAATAGACTCTAGGGtttgattttccaaaaacatACAACTAGGGACTCATTTTGTAAAGAATCTCCATGGGAGGGGCTGTTGTGAATAAATGACATCACTATTTGGGGATTAAGACTGATCTTTTAAGTATTTGTCAAGTCAGGGTAGATTTTGATAAATTTAAATACAAGTTTGAATTGTGTTGACCTTTGACTGGGTCAAACTCGGATACCCGTTTCTTTTTGAAGCTCCATGAGCGATCCAGGCTCCATTTACAAAGGATTAGGTCTTCTATCATCCCGTTTCCTGCTTTGATCGAGCAAATGGCGACGAATTCAAAACGATGAGGCCGTGGGAAATTCGATTGAAAGGAACACGAATCGATCATAAGGGGAAAAACGCAGAGGCAACAACAAAACGAAATCGGAGGCATAGTGGATTTGGGGTTTCGGTCGTAGTGTGGTCGGGGAGAATCACGAAGGAATACACGAACAAGAGCTTGTAAGGGGCGAGGTTTTCAATCTCCGATGAGCAACTAGATGAAGAACAAGGGAGAAGCAGCGAGATGGGGCTGTTGCTCCGATCGAAGCAGGTCAGGAGGTGGAGAGGTGCACCGTGGATGGGTGCGAGAGCTGGTTCGTTTGAAGCAACAACAACCCCAGGAGGGTGTTCGACGGTGTTTGTTGATGGGGGAAGGGGCAAAGGAGGGCATCGATCTCCAGTGGGCTCCCTTGGTGCGTTTGGTTCGTCTCTGGCAGTCTCATTCGAGGAAGGAGTCTTCGGTTTCATCTGTCCGAAAAATGAACGGACCAAATCAAATCGACGGGGCATGGCAGCTCTAGTCAGCAGGAAGACTAAGGAGGCGATGGAGGAAGTTGATGCCCGATGGCTTCTGGGTTTCTCTTCTCCTGGTCCGATCAAAAGCAAACGCGAAGGAAATGGGAAACGTCTGGATTGAAGAGCAAGGACGAAACAGGTAATACACTTGAtccattcatttttttttattgttctgGATCAAGATTGATTGGGCAAGAAGTTgatagaaaaagaaaatatatgTTTGGGTTTTGGTTGTTTGGCAGAAGTTACCCTGATCAATAGAGAAGGAATGAGAGAAAGGGTGGGTTGTGGAGGTTGCGCAGTGGCCTTACAGTCGGTGGTTCTCAGGAAGCGATATGAAGAAGAACGGAGATGGTAGCAGTGAATCAACAAACAGGTAAAgaggtttttttttgtttttgataaatGTCGATGTTGTATTTGGGATGTGTGTTTGTTGATTGAGATTGACAGGAAGAATATGAAGAAGAATTGTGTATGGGTTCATTGACTGGGTACAAGGAAGGAAAAGGGAAGGAGTGAAGCAACGTCCATCTCCAGCGACCAGCAAGAAGAGAAGGAACCGCTAGGGAACAGTGGTGTGAAGGAGTGCATGCTTCAGTTAAGAAGTGAAAAAGAAACACGTTTCAGCTGGCTGtccttttatttgtttatttatttacttatttatttatttgtatttatgtatatgtatgtatctgATTTGTATTATGTATTTGTTTTAttatgtaatgcatgtataagTTGTAATTAATAAATTTCTATATGTATCACTACTAGAAACGAGACCTTCTGCGTCGGAATTAGCAACGGAACGCTTCTGTAGCTAATTAGCGTAGGTTTTACGAGGGATCAGCGATGGATTTCAAAAGATCCTTCAACTAACTTAATTTCAGAAATTTATTGAGGGGTTATCGAGGGATTAGCGAGGGATTTATCTAACTTTTTAGGAAAAAAGAAATCCCTTGCTGATATGTTGTAAGTTAAAGGTTTTTAGCTAGGGAACAACGATGGATTTGTTAAAAACATGAGATTTGTTTCTTGGGCCTCGCCAATCGATCGTTGAAAGGCCCacgcctttttttttttttttttttttttttttcatttggagcttttttcttttttccttccATCATTTTAATTCCATTCCGTCTGAAAGCCAATGCGTTGACTCAATTCCTTCCTCCGCCCTGGAAATCACCTCCACCACCGTCTGCTTGCTCGCCTCTCTTACCTGCATCGCCTCTCATTGGCGTTTACTTGAAGCAACGCCAAAGAACATCCTCGCGGCTTTCCTCTCGGTCTGTCTCCCTTCCTCATTGACTCGTGGTTTCCTGCCAACGTTGTTTGATCTGTTGGTTGCTAGAAAATTGTGGTGGTCATCCCATTCAAGCTCTTGTTCTTACAAATTTGATTAACTTTGAGGTAATTTTGAACTTTTGTGGATGAAATGCATAATTTTAGGCCACTGTTATGTGTTATAGATGATAGTACTAGTTGTGAATTGATGTTACAATTGatgaaatttaattaaatttgagGTAATTTTGGATGACATTGCTATGAATATAATTTTGGTGCCGAAGAAGAAGGTAGTAATGCGCCACTTCCTGAAAGGGTAAAAGTCTCCCTTTTCAATTGAATTCTTAATTCTATCGATCAAAATAATAGAGTTATATAGCCTAATACTTTACATGATTAGAGTTAGACATTTGCTTGTTTCATCATGGATTGGATTTTTGCTAATGTTTAATGACTTGATGCTTGAGTATTTTAATAGTATTTTATCCTATCTGatggattttatggtttgttCTACCTTTATAGATTCTCTTACATTGCTTTTTGAAGGATTTAGATGTTCAAAGTCAAGCTTGTGTTTATTTGGTTTAGTGTTTTTAGATTTTGGTTTGATATTCCCTTCAAAACGTGTACAACTTTTTTAATCTAATAGTTGATTACTTTTGGTTGTTATTGAGTATCAAAAAATGAAGTTTTCGGTACATGAACAATAGATGTGGATTGAAGTCTCATTTTCCTTCTACTTGTTGTTCCAAATATTATTCTTTGTAGtcttttgaattatgttttgagtACTTTTAGTTACACAAGGCATTTGTGTTTATACGGGTCTTTTGTAgttagatttttcaaaataatcTTTCATTCTGTACACTTTGATTAATGCTTTTGACTTATATACACTTTGATTAATGCTTTTGAATTTTATCAACAACAGTCCAACTTGGCAGTTCCTGATCATATAAGATTAAGAGAAAACTTGGAAAGGGAGGATTTGGACATATGAATGCATCAGTCCCTAATGAAAGAACGGGTCCTGGAGCAATAAAGGTATCACAttatttttctaatttaattGCTTTTTAACAAAAGAATTGATATGATTCATGGTGTTATTCAAGATGTGGTTGTGAATGGCGCAACTGTAATTTCGACTCTAGTTTTGAGTATAATAAACAGGAAACATCAACATGTAGACAAAGGAGGAGTCACAAATGAGATTAGATGGCGGATGTTAAGTGGGAAAAGTCGTTATCCTGAACATTTGCCCCTCCTCTCAAGGGCTGCTGCCATTTTCTGGGTGGGTTATTTGTCCTTTTACCATTTCAATAATATTGTTTAttgcattttttttaattttatttttaattaatctgGGTTTGGGTTTGGTATGGCAGGAGTGTTTTGATCCCATTGAAGGAGCATCTGGCCGTGATCTAATCCCTGTAATGGTATACGGGTATGCTGTGGTTGAACTTCATCTTTTATCAACCTTGAAATTCTTCAAGTTTTCAATTTGCCCCCCCTCTACTTTTGCAGGAGAAATATATCTGGATAGAAGTTTGGTGGGATATATTTTGTTGTTCTGATGGCAGGGTATGttaatgtttttaaataaatagaaaaaaaaaatttgttttgtttttccaagtaatttttttttaaaattcaaattcaatatatttatttat includes:
- the LOC128132871 gene encoding uncharacterized protein LOC128132871, which gives rise to MTGTDLETYTARFNDLALLCPTMVTPEEKKVERYLWGLSSQIQDSVLASKPTTFESAKELAQQLIDHRASRGTVITTTDRTKGGNNKRKFWGNKKKQPMQDPAKKQQIVAVRAATTAVAPAPPKHGGGGGGRRRRSRNCSRRSSRRRSSGGGGGGGGGRGRGRGRVVVGRRRRRRRRRRRRPRRRRRSSSRRSRSSGSRSGSSGGSSGGSSGRSGRSGRSGSRSGSRSGRRRSRRSRRNRSSRSRSGSRSGSRGGSHGGSSGRSSGSGGRSGGRSGGSSGGRSGRSGSRSGSRSRRRSRRSSRSRRRRSSRSRRSRRSSRSSRRSSRGRGRGRGRGRGRGRRGHRSRCRSGRSWSWSWSWSWSWSSSS